One stretch of Streptomyces sp. NBC_00443 DNA includes these proteins:
- a CDS encoding methyltransferase domain-containing protein, which yields MTLLRDDDQERAFDHASRTYDRLTALNPGYRTELLRSARRLRLPDDGEGLHVLDLGCGTGTSTRALLRAAPRARVTAVDASSGMLQRALAKPWPAQVRFRHLRAEDLATAGEGPFDAVFAAYLFRNVTDPDKVLQILRTLLRPGGRLAVHEYSLSGSRVDRALWRAVCQGVILPVGTLTGDGALYRHLWRSVLTFDTAAAFSDRLTRNGFTDGRAVRVGGWQTGIVHTFLARNGPAANGRCGHAAHAEPA from the coding sequence ATGACACTGCTGCGCGATGACGACCAGGAACGCGCCTTCGACCACGCGTCCCGTACCTACGACCGCCTCACGGCGCTCAACCCCGGATACCGCACCGAACTCCTGCGCTCGGCGCGCCGGCTCCGGCTGCCCGACGACGGTGAGGGTCTGCACGTACTCGATCTCGGCTGCGGCACCGGAACCTCCACCCGGGCCCTGCTGCGAGCCGCGCCCCGAGCCCGCGTCACCGCCGTAGACGCCTCGTCCGGGATGCTGCAACGCGCGCTGGCCAAGCCGTGGCCCGCACAAGTGCGTTTCCGTCACCTGAGGGCCGAGGACCTGGCGACGGCCGGCGAAGGGCCCTTCGACGCGGTCTTCGCGGCCTACCTGTTCCGCAACGTCACCGACCCCGACAAGGTCCTGCAGATCCTCAGGACGTTGTTGCGACCGGGCGGCCGCCTGGCCGTCCACGAGTACAGCCTCAGCGGCTCGCGCGTTGACCGCGCCCTGTGGCGTGCCGTGTGCCAAGGGGTGATTCTCCCGGTGGGCACACTCACCGGGGACGGCGCCCTGTACCGCCACCTGTGGCGCAGCGTCCTCACCTTCGACACCGCAGCCGCCTTCAGCGACCGGCTGACGCGCAACGGGTTCACGGACGGGCGCGCCGTCCGAGTCGGCGGGTGGCAGACCGGCATCGTGCACACCTTCCTCGCCCGCAACGGCCCTGCCGCGAACGGCCGTTGCGGGCATGCCGCGCACGCGGAGCCAGCCTGA
- a CDS encoding FAD-dependent oxidoreductase produces the protein MTGVAPVGARRGRDRKAERLMPVPGRSRFEGGDEPSVAVIGGGIAGLAAATLLAERGARVILYEREETLGGRLAGHRTRLADGSVVTMGRGFHAFFRQYYNLRGLLRRTDPALARLTPLPDYPLRHSGGLTDSFARVPRTPPFSALGFVALSPTFGWRDLAAMDARAALPLLDVRVPEVYDRFDHVGATEFLERVRFPQAAHHLAFEVFSRSFFADPRELSAAELLLMFHIYFLGSAEGLLFDVPNEPFPQALWEPLADYLLSLGVTVRAGSPVDAVHPRGGGGATVLTDTGATAHDAVVLALDTAGLRQVVAASPGLGTGPWRDDIAALRSAPPFLVSRLWLDSPVRDDRPGFLGTSGYGGLDNVSVLNRYEGEAARWAAQNGGAVVELHAYAVADAQRGRVQDQLVDQLHSVYPETREAHIVDSRHEWRSDCPFFPVASHQQRPVVRTPHPWLTLAGDAIRCELPVALMERAATTGFLAANALLAPWGVRGQVLWTVPRAGRSWVLRALGGLVAR, from the coding sequence ATGACCGGTGTGGCGCCCGTCGGCGCCCGCAGGGGCCGCGACCGCAAAGCCGAACGGCTGATGCCCGTACCCGGCAGGAGCCGGTTCGAGGGCGGGGACGAGCCGTCCGTCGCCGTGATCGGCGGCGGCATCGCGGGTCTCGCCGCGGCCACCCTGCTGGCCGAACGGGGCGCCCGCGTCATCCTCTACGAGCGGGAGGAGACCCTCGGTGGCCGTCTCGCCGGTCACCGAACCCGCCTGGCGGACGGCTCCGTCGTGACCATGGGCCGCGGCTTCCACGCGTTCTTCCGTCAGTACTACAACCTGCGTGGTCTGCTGCGGCGCACCGATCCCGCCCTTGCGCGGCTCACCCCCCTGCCCGACTACCCCCTGCGGCACAGCGGCGGCCTGACCGACAGTTTCGCCCGTGTCCCGCGGACACCTCCCTTCAGCGCCCTCGGTTTCGTGGCGCTCAGCCCCACTTTCGGCTGGCGTGACCTCGCGGCCATGGACGCCCGGGCGGCGCTGCCGCTGCTCGACGTGCGCGTGCCCGAGGTGTACGACCGCTTCGACCACGTCGGCGCGACGGAGTTCCTGGAACGGGTCCGCTTCCCGCAGGCCGCGCATCACCTGGCGTTCGAGGTGTTCTCGCGCAGCTTCTTCGCCGACCCGCGCGAGCTGTCCGCCGCCGAACTGCTGCTGATGTTCCACATCTACTTCCTCGGCTCGGCCGAGGGGCTGCTCTTCGACGTGCCGAACGAGCCCTTCCCACAAGCACTCTGGGAGCCCTTGGCCGACTACCTCCTGAGCCTTGGCGTCACAGTCCGCGCCGGCAGCCCCGTCGACGCCGTCCACCCGCGCGGGGGAGGGGGAGCCACGGTGCTGACCGACACCGGTGCCACCGCTCACGACGCGGTGGTGCTCGCCCTCGACACCGCAGGGCTGCGGCAGGTCGTGGCCGCATCCCCAGGCCTGGGCACTGGCCCGTGGCGCGACGATATCGCCGCCCTGCGCAGCGCCCCGCCGTTCCTCGTCTCCCGGCTCTGGCTGGACAGTCCCGTCCGCGACGACCGCCCGGGATTCCTCGGCACCAGCGGCTACGGCGGTCTGGACAACGTCAGCGTCCTGAACCGCTACGAGGGCGAGGCCGCCCGCTGGGCCGCCCAGAACGGGGGAGCGGTGGTGGAGTTGCACGCCTACGCCGTCGCCGATGCGCAACGGGGCCGGGTACAGGACCAGCTCGTGGACCAACTCCACTCGGTGTATCCGGAGACCCGTGAGGCGCACATCGTCGACTCCCGGCACGAATGGCGTTCTGACTGCCCGTTCTTTCCCGTCGCCTCCCATCAGCAGCGTCCCGTGGTGCGTACGCCGCATCCCTGGCTGACGCTTGCCGGTGACGCGATCCGCTGCGAGCTGCCCGTGGCGCTGATGGAACGAGCGGCCACCACGGGCTTCCTGGCGGCCAACGCGCTGCTCGCTCCCTGGGGCGTACGGGGCCAGGTGTTGTGGACGGTGCCCCGGGCGGGCCGCTCCTGGGTGCTGCGCGCACTCGGTGGCCTGGTCGCACGTTGA
- a CDS encoding DUF5914 domain-containing protein: MTDRSHEPRWTPPLRRRRAPQWATQKPTWQDARPGLIADALKTASARPSGNWFVVGASRDVRAGERPHGATVGGVEIVLWRSDTGLVHAGPGACPHLGAPLRDSRVVCGRLVCHWHGLALDGAPFAGWEPYPVHDDGVLLWVRLDEVGGEEPLRMPVVPVRPSTGSVLEAVFTAVGRCEPQDVVANRLDPWHGSWFHPYSFVDLAVARTPRESGDDAFVVDVSFRVAGSLVVPVRAEFTAPEPRTVVMRITEGEGATSVVESHATPLTGEGHRQPRTAVTEAIVAASDRKGFALARAAAPALRPLMRRAAGRLWRDDLAYAERRWALRSTGRFPG; encoded by the coding sequence GTGACCGACCGATCCCACGAACCTCGCTGGACGCCACCGTTGCGGCGTCGCCGCGCACCGCAGTGGGCGACGCAGAAACCCACCTGGCAGGACGCGCGGCCGGGCCTGATCGCCGACGCGCTCAAGACCGCCTCGGCGCGTCCCTCGGGCAACTGGTTCGTCGTGGGTGCCTCCCGTGACGTCCGGGCCGGCGAGCGCCCGCACGGCGCAACTGTCGGCGGTGTCGAGATCGTGCTGTGGCGCTCGGACACGGGCCTGGTGCATGCCGGTCCCGGCGCCTGCCCGCACCTCGGCGCACCCCTGCGCGACAGCCGCGTGGTGTGCGGCAGGCTCGTGTGCCACTGGCATGGACTGGCCCTGGACGGCGCTCCGTTCGCCGGCTGGGAGCCGTACCCCGTCCACGACGACGGAGTACTCCTCTGGGTACGGCTGGACGAGGTCGGTGGCGAGGAGCCGCTCCGGATGCCGGTGGTGCCGGTGCGTCCCTCGACGGGCAGCGTGCTGGAGGCGGTATTCACGGCGGTGGGGCGGTGCGAGCCGCAGGACGTGGTCGCCAACCGGCTCGACCCCTGGCACGGCTCGTGGTTCCACCCGTACTCCTTCGTCGACCTGGCCGTGGCCCGCACACCACGGGAAAGCGGTGACGACGCGTTCGTCGTCGACGTCTCCTTCCGGGTGGCGGGTTCGTTGGTGGTCCCGGTCCGCGCCGAGTTCACGGCACCCGAACCGCGTACGGTCGTCATGCGTATCACCGAGGGCGAGGGAGCCACCTCCGTCGTGGAGAGCCATGCCACGCCGCTGACCGGTGAGGGACACAGGCAGCCGCGGACCGCCGTGACCGAGGCGATCGTCGCCGCCTCGGACCGCAAAGGGTTCGCGCTCGCACGGGCCGCCGCCCCGGCTCTCCGCCCGCTCATGCGCCGCGCCGCCGGTCGGCTGTGGCGCGACGACCTGGCCTACGCCGAGCGACGCTGGGCGCTGCGCAGCACGGGCCGGTTCCCAGGCTGA
- a CDS encoding phytoene/squalene synthase family protein, giving the protein MTRRELDAAGITDPALRAAYTRCRQLNARHGRTYFLATRLLPVERRSAVHALYGFARWADDIVDDFDRSRTHYERDRQLRRLERDLAHPLHSGGAGEPVVRAVADTAARYDIAHSLFSQFLASMRADLTVTDYPTYAALRTYMHGSAAVIGLQMLPVLGPVVSREEAAPHAAALGVAFQLTNFLRDVGEDLDRGRVYLPADLLAAHGVDRSLLEWSRRTGRQDRRIRAALVDVEVMTRGVYRAAEPGIAMLDPRVRPCIRTAFTLYGGILDAIAEQDYAVLHTRAVVPRRRRAATAAAGAAHVIEARWRARGTGPVLTAGEPALQRKGQAT; this is encoded by the coding sequence ATGACCCGTCGTGAACTGGATGCCGCCGGGATCACCGATCCCGCGCTGCGTGCCGCCTACACCCGGTGCCGGCAGCTCAACGCCCGCCACGGCCGCACCTACTTCCTGGCCACGCGCCTGCTGCCGGTGGAACGACGCTCCGCGGTGCACGCCTTGTACGGGTTCGCCCGCTGGGCGGACGACATCGTGGACGACTTCGACCGGAGCCGGACCCACTACGAGCGCGACCGGCAGCTTCGACGCCTGGAGAGGGACCTCGCGCACCCACTGCACTCCGGCGGAGCGGGCGAGCCCGTGGTCCGAGCCGTGGCCGACACCGCCGCACGCTACGACATCGCTCACAGCCTGTTCTCGCAGTTCCTGGCCTCGATGCGGGCCGACCTCACCGTCACGGACTATCCGACCTACGCCGCCCTGCGCACCTACATGCACGGATCAGCGGCAGTGATCGGACTGCAGATGCTGCCGGTGCTCGGCCCAGTCGTATCCCGCGAGGAGGCCGCACCTCACGCGGCGGCTCTGGGCGTGGCCTTCCAGCTCACCAACTTCCTGCGCGACGTCGGCGAGGACCTGGACCGGGGCCGTGTCTATCTGCCGGCCGACCTGCTCGCCGCCCACGGCGTCGACCGGTCGCTGCTGGAGTGGAGCCGCCGCACCGGCCGTCAGGACCGGCGGATCCGGGCGGCGCTCGTCGACGTCGAGGTCATGACCCGCGGCGTGTACCGGGCGGCCGAACCCGGCATCGCCATGCTCGACCCGCGGGTGCGTCCATGCATCCGCACCGCGTTCACCCTGTACGGCGGCATCCTCGACGCGATCGCGGAACAGGACTACGCCGTCCTGCACACTCGCGCGGTGGTGCCTCGCCGGCGCCGTGCGGCCACAGCCGCGGCCGGAGCTGCGCACGTCATCGAGGCCCGATGGCGTGCCCGCGGCACGGGCCCGGTCCTCACGGCGGGTGAGCCCGCACTTCAGCGGAAGGGGCAGGCAACGTGA
- a CDS encoding phytoene desaturase, whose product MRTVAGPTDHVVVVGAGLSGLSCALHLLGAGRRVTLVEREADAGGRAGRMRLGGYELDTGPTVLTMPHLADEAFAAVGDSLTRRVELVALHPAYRACFADGTSLDVHTDGEAMEAEVRRFAGPADAAGYRDLRNWLERLYRAQMRRFIDTNFDSPLQLLNADLARLAALGGFGRLDRRIGRFLSDARLRRVFSFQSLYAGVAPARALAAYAVIAYMDTVAGVWFPKGGMHALPHAMADAIAGAGGDLRWSAEVRTLERSAGRVRAVRLTSGERIACDAVVLTCELSTAHQLLGRSPRRPVPLRHSPSAVVLHVGTDRTWPGLAHHTLSFGTAWESTFSELTRSGTLMSDPSLLITRPTTHDPALAPAGRHLHYVLAPCPNTSVGPSAADWRELGPRYRDSLVTELERRGMGGFGDSIQEELLVTPLDWTARGHAAGSPFSVSHTFAQTGPFRPRNLVRGLDNAVLAGCGTTPGVGVPTVLISGRLAAARITGVTAGRATHASRAARPTPSAVGVPSALTAEGS is encoded by the coding sequence GTGAGGACGGTAGCGGGTCCGACCGACCATGTCGTGGTGGTGGGCGCCGGTCTGTCCGGGCTCTCCTGCGCCCTCCATCTGCTGGGCGCCGGCCGCCGGGTCACGCTCGTCGAGCGGGAGGCCGACGCGGGCGGCCGGGCCGGCCGGATGCGACTCGGCGGGTACGAACTGGACACCGGGCCCACGGTGTTGACCATGCCGCACCTGGCCGACGAGGCCTTCGCGGCGGTCGGCGACAGCCTCACCCGCCGGGTCGAGCTGGTGGCGCTGCATCCGGCCTATCGGGCGTGCTTCGCGGACGGCACGTCGCTGGACGTCCACACCGACGGCGAGGCGATGGAGGCGGAGGTGCGCCGCTTCGCCGGACCTGCCGACGCTGCGGGCTACCGCGACCTGCGGAACTGGCTGGAGCGGCTCTACCGGGCCCAGATGCGACGCTTCATCGACACCAACTTCGACTCACCGCTCCAGCTCCTCAACGCCGACCTGGCACGGCTGGCGGCCCTCGGCGGCTTCGGCCGGCTCGACCGGCGCATCGGCCGCTTCCTCTCCGACGCCCGTCTGCGCCGGGTCTTCTCCTTCCAGTCCCTGTACGCCGGCGTCGCCCCCGCCCGAGCTCTCGCGGCCTACGCCGTGATCGCCTACATGGACACCGTGGCCGGCGTCTGGTTCCCCAAGGGCGGCATGCACGCGCTGCCCCACGCGATGGCCGACGCGATCGCCGGAGCCGGAGGCGACCTGCGGTGGTCGGCCGAGGTCAGGACACTGGAACGGTCGGCCGGCAGGGTGCGTGCCGTGCGCCTCACCTCGGGCGAGCGGATTGCCTGCGACGCGGTGGTACTGACCTGTGAACTGTCCACCGCCCACCAGCTGCTGGGGCGTTCTCCTCGGCGTCCCGTTCCGCTGCGTCACTCACCGTCCGCGGTGGTCCTGCACGTCGGGACCGACCGCACCTGGCCCGGCCTGGCCCATCACACGCTCTCCTTCGGCACGGCCTGGGAGAGCACGTTCAGTGAACTGACCCGCTCGGGAACGCTGATGAGCGACCCTTCCCTGCTCATCACCCGCCCGACGACCCACGACCCCGCTCTGGCACCGGCCGGCCGGCATCTGCACTACGTGCTGGCGCCGTGCCCGAACACTTCCGTCGGGCCGTCCGCCGCCGACTGGCGGGAGCTCGGCCCGCGCTACCGGGACAGCCTGGTCACCGAGCTGGAGCGGCGCGGCATGGGCGGGTTCGGGGACAGCATCCAGGAGGAGCTGTTGGTGACTCCGCTGGACTGGACGGCTCGGGGCCACGCGGCGGGCAGTCCCTTCTCGGTCTCCCACACTTTCGCCCAGACGGGCCCCTTCCGGCCGCGCAACCTGGTGCGCGGCCTGGACAACGCCGTACTGGCCGGCTGCGGCACCACTCCCGGGGTCGGCGTGCCGACGGTCCTCATCAGCGGCAGGCTCGCCGCCGCCCGCATCACCGGCGTCACCGCCGGCCGCGCCACCCACGCCAGCCGCGCTGCCCGGCCGACCCCGTCGGCCGTCGGCGTTCCGTCCGCCCTCACCGCGGAAGGTTCCTGA
- a CDS encoding polyprenyl synthetase family protein has translation MLGLRPTVAEPAGLVDSPATALDSVTSVEALLEQVLDTRLRQAREVDPVFAGHVADRVAGLIRRGGKRLRTAFVWCGWRAAGGSGDATALLRTGAALELLQACALIHDDVMDGSPLRRGGPAVHVDLARLHRAAPTTGSSESFGANAAVLVGDLALTWADDLMAETALRSPHGARFYDEWRALRGEMVAGQYRDLYAQATGSSDVDEALTIATLKSALYTVERPLTLGASLTGADPRVVGGLRAAGRCAGLAFQLRDDLLGAFGDPSLTGKPADDDLRSRKLTYLLAVAVGLADTSGDEAAAEALAPGTAHRSQVTVERMRTALEWTGARAVTESKIAELAAMSLRHFEQTGAEASVRREFASLLERAAGVALSRAKEQA, from the coding sequence ATGCTTGGACTGAGGCCGACGGTGGCCGAACCGGCCGGACTTGTCGACTCCCCCGCGACGGCCCTCGACTCGGTCACAAGCGTCGAAGCTCTTCTGGAGCAGGTCCTCGACACGCGGCTGCGCCAGGCCCGCGAGGTGGACCCGGTGTTCGCCGGGCATGTGGCCGACCGTGTCGCCGGGCTGATCCGGCGGGGCGGGAAGCGGCTGCGTACCGCGTTCGTGTGGTGCGGATGGCGGGCCGCCGGCGGCTCGGGCGACGCCACCGCCCTTCTGCGCACCGGGGCTGCCCTTGAGCTTCTCCAGGCGTGCGCCCTCATACACGACGACGTGATGGACGGATCGCCGCTGCGCCGGGGCGGCCCGGCGGTACACGTCGACCTGGCACGCCTGCACCGGGCCGCACCGACGACCGGCTCCTCCGAGTCGTTCGGGGCCAATGCCGCCGTACTCGTCGGCGATCTCGCGCTGACCTGGGCAGACGATCTGATGGCGGAAACGGCCCTGCGCTCACCGCACGGTGCGCGCTTCTACGACGAGTGGCGGGCCCTGCGCGGTGAAATGGTCGCCGGGCAGTACCGCGACCTGTACGCCCAGGCGACCGGCTCGTCCGATGTGGACGAGGCGCTGACCATCGCCACGCTCAAGAGCGCCCTGTACACGGTGGAGCGGCCCCTGACGCTGGGCGCGTCACTGACCGGGGCCGACCCCCGCGTCGTCGGCGGGCTGCGAGCCGCGGGACGGTGTGCGGGCCTGGCCTTCCAGCTCCGCGACGACCTGCTGGGCGCCTTCGGCGACCCGTCGCTGACCGGCAAACCGGCCGACGACGACCTGCGGTCGCGCAAGCTCACCTACCTGCTCGCCGTCGCGGTCGGACTCGCGGATACGTCCGGGGACGAAGCAGCCGCCGAGGCACTCGCCCCTGGCACGGCCCACCGGTCGCAGGTGACCGTCGAGCGGATGCGTACGGCCCTGGAGTGGACCGGGGCCCGGGCCGTCACTGAGTCGAAGATCGCCGAGTTGGCGGCCATGAGTCTGCGGCACTTCGAGCAGACGGGCGCGGAGGCCTCCGTACGGCGGGAGTTCGCGTCGCTGCTCGAACGGGCGGCGGGCGTCGCCCTGAGCCGCGCCAAGGAGCAGGCGTGA
- a CDS encoding cryptochrome/photolyase family protein, whose protein sequence is MTVAVVLFTSDLRLHDHPPLRAALASADEVVPLFVRDPGVHAAGFDVPNRSAFLADCLTDLDASLRGRGGRLVVRKGPVLQEVCTVATECEATEVHMAAGVTDYAHRREEQLRDGLRAQGVALRVHDTVVTAVAPGAVTPAGSDHFAVFTPYFRKWSQERLREVCAAPRAVHVPDAVQGEPLPSRDELSDISPGLPDGGEAAGRDRFSRWARSDLSEYADRHDDLAGDATSRLSPYLHFGALSPAELVQRARERGGAGADAFVRQLCWRDFHHQVLAARPDASRRDYRTRNDKWRTEKEAAKDIAAWRDGRTGYPVVDAAMRQLRHEGWMHNRARLLVASFLAKTLYVDWRIGARHFLDLLVDGDVVNNQLNWQWVAGTGTDTRPHRVLNPVVQGKRFDAQGEYVRRWVPELRDVAVAHVHEPWRMPEHERSQVDYPQPLIDLGDGLARFKRARGRD, encoded by the coding sequence ATGACCGTCGCGGTCGTCTTGTTCACCTCGGACCTGCGTCTGCATGATCATCCACCGCTGCGCGCAGCCCTCGCGTCGGCCGATGAGGTGGTACCGCTGTTCGTCCGCGATCCTGGGGTCCACGCGGCCGGCTTCGACGTGCCCAACCGCAGCGCCTTCCTCGCCGACTGCCTGACCGACCTCGACGCCTCCCTGCGCGGTCGTGGAGGCAGGCTCGTCGTACGCAAGGGGCCAGTGCTTCAGGAGGTCTGCACGGTGGCCACGGAGTGCGAAGCGACCGAGGTGCACATGGCTGCAGGCGTCACCGACTACGCCCACCGGCGGGAGGAGCAGCTTCGGGACGGTCTGCGCGCACAGGGCGTGGCGCTGCGTGTGCACGACACGGTGGTCACGGCCGTCGCCCCGGGCGCTGTGACGCCGGCCGGCTCCGATCACTTCGCCGTGTTCACCCCGTACTTCCGCAAATGGTCCCAGGAGCGGCTCAGGGAGGTCTGCGCGGCGCCGCGCGCCGTGCACGTCCCTGACGCAGTGCAGGGCGAGCCGTTGCCCTCCCGCGACGAGCTGTCCGACATCTCGCCGGGTCTGCCCGACGGTGGGGAGGCGGCGGGGCGCGACCGGTTCAGCCGGTGGGCGCGCAGCGACCTGTCCGAGTACGCGGATCGGCACGACGATCTGGCGGGCGACGCCACGTCCAGGCTGTCGCCCTACCTGCACTTCGGTGCTCTCTCCCCTGCGGAACTCGTCCAGCGGGCCCGCGAACGCGGTGGGGCGGGGGCGGATGCGTTCGTACGGCAGCTGTGCTGGCGCGATTTCCACCACCAGGTTCTGGCCGCGCGCCCGGACGCCTCCCGTCGGGACTACCGCACCCGCAACGACAAGTGGCGGACCGAGAAGGAGGCGGCTAAGGACATCGCCGCGTGGCGGGACGGCCGTACCGGCTACCCGGTCGTCGACGCGGCCATGCGCCAGCTGCGCCACGAGGGCTGGATGCACAACCGGGCGCGTCTGCTGGTGGCGAGTTTCCTGGCCAAGACTCTGTACGTGGACTGGCGGATCGGCGCCCGCCACTTCCTGGACCTGCTGGTGGACGGCGACGTCGTCAACAACCAGCTCAACTGGCAATGGGTCGCCGGAACCGGCACCGACACCCGTCCCCACCGCGTCCTCAACCCGGTGGTCCAGGGCAAACGCTTCGATGCGCAGGGAGAATACGTCCGTCGTTGGGTGCCAGAACTGCGGGATGTGGCGGTCGCCCACGTCCACGAGCCCTGGCGGATGCCCGAACACGAACGATCGCAGGTGGACTATCCGCAACCGCTGATCGATCTCGGTGACGGCCTGGCACGGTTCAAACGCGCGCGCGGCCGGGACTGA
- a CDS encoding fused response regulator/phosphatase: MEPDYDVLLAADGRAALEMALAQPVQLVLSDVMMPRMDGFELVRALRADPRTARLPIVLLTARAGEEESMQGRQAGADDYLAKPFSARQLLARVRTGLELSRLREQVLTETRSQLAVLASLADAGLRLSATLDPEQILQTVGQILLPDFADQISIHLTAATPAPAQSPPAYIAGAPLLSPEALATAATHAINGTAPAPAGPHPPPAANLALPLHAHDRTLGALVLVRQTGYSAVEHKYLENLTHRLALAYDNATRYHNERHLALTLQRALLPHHLPQVPGVRLATHYRASNRGAEVGGDWYDVLALPDGAVGLAIGDVMGHDVEAAIVMGQLRSALHSLAMEGASPAQVLARLDAYLQSLATERFATCLYAVYDPHRHRLRYAASGHLPPLLIATDTAYLELPPALPLGLGSTPVDREVAFPPGSSLLLYTDGLVENRALSLDCCLEALRQTCGALPAATRTDPQQITERALELLNTPDRVDDDTALLAATAEPSCRTGDPQAD; encoded by the coding sequence CTGGAGCCCGACTACGACGTGCTGCTTGCCGCCGACGGCCGGGCCGCCCTGGAAATGGCCCTGGCGCAGCCGGTGCAGCTGGTGCTCAGCGACGTGATGATGCCCCGCATGGACGGCTTCGAGCTGGTCCGGGCACTGCGCGCCGACCCGCGCACCGCCCGCCTGCCCATCGTCTTGCTCACCGCCCGCGCCGGCGAGGAGGAATCCATGCAGGGCCGGCAGGCCGGAGCCGACGACTACCTGGCCAAACCCTTCTCCGCACGCCAGTTGCTGGCGCGCGTCCGCACCGGGTTGGAGCTGTCCCGGCTGCGCGAACAGGTCCTGACCGAGACCCGCAGCCAACTGGCCGTGCTGGCCTCCCTGGCCGACGCGGGCCTGCGGCTGTCCGCGACCCTCGACCCGGAACAGATACTCCAGACCGTCGGCCAGATCCTGCTGCCCGACTTCGCCGACCAGATCAGCATCCACCTCACCGCCGCGACACCCGCCCCGGCACAGTCGCCCCCGGCCTACATCGCCGGCGCCCCCCTTCTTTCCCCCGAAGCCCTGGCCACCGCCGCCACCCACGCGATCAACGGCACCGCCCCGGCCCCAGCCGGCCCGCACCCACCGCCCGCCGCCAACCTCGCCCTGCCGCTGCATGCCCACGACCGGACACTGGGGGCCCTGGTACTGGTCCGGCAGACCGGCTATTCCGCGGTCGAACACAAGTATCTGGAGAACCTCACCCACCGCCTGGCCCTGGCCTACGACAACGCCACCCGGTACCACAACGAACGCCACCTCGCCCTGACCCTGCAGCGCGCCCTGCTGCCCCACCACCTGCCCCAGGTGCCCGGGGTGCGCCTGGCCACCCACTACCGGGCCAGCAACCGCGGCGCCGAGGTCGGCGGCGACTGGTACGACGTGCTCGCACTGCCCGACGGCGCCGTGGGGCTGGCCATCGGCGACGTCATGGGCCACGACGTGGAAGCCGCCATCGTGATGGGCCAACTCCGCTCCGCCCTGCACAGCCTCGCGATGGAAGGCGCCAGCCCGGCCCAGGTGCTGGCCAGGCTGGACGCCTACCTGCAGTCGCTCGCCACCGAACGATTTGCCACCTGCCTGTACGCGGTCTACGACCCACACCGCCACCGCCTGCGCTACGCCGCCAGCGGGCACCTGCCGCCCTTGCTGATAGCCACCGACACCGCCTATCTGGAGCTGCCCCCGGCGCTGCCGCTGGGGCTGGGCAGCACCCCGGTCGACCGCGAGGTGGCGTTCCCGCCCGGCTCCAGTCTGCTGCTGTACACCGACGGCCTGGTGGAAAACCGGGCACTGTCCTTGGACTGCTGCCTGGAGGCCCTACGCCAGACCTGCGGCGCGCTGCCCGCCGCCACCCGCACCGACCCCCAGCAGATCACCGAACGAGCCCTGGAGCTGCTGAACACCCCCGACCGCGTCGACGACGACACCGCTCTGCTCGCCGCCACCGCCGAACCATCGTGTCGAACCGGCGACCCCCAGGCTGACTGA